From the genome of Chaetodon trifascialis isolate fChaTrf1 chromosome 4, fChaTrf1.hap1, whole genome shotgun sequence:
CAGTAAATAAGCCCATTTTTGCTGTTGTGCTAAAACTCTTAAATTCTGGTTATATACACCATTTTAAATGGCTATTTTAAGATCTTACACCAGACTTACATggattatttggattttttttttttttttacacaatgtACCAGAAGTCACCCACAGATCCATATTGATATATATAGACTGTACTTTTACGGAGCTCCCTGAGGTCCACTGATCAGTTAAGCATACTCTTAGATCTCTACCTCACTGACCTGCTGCACTTCTCATGTGCAAGGCGTCCACAGATGGCGTCCTTCTACATTGAGCTTGGCTTTGTTAATGGCCATCAGTAATGgtgatgacatttttgtttACCCTTGTTAACCTTTGTGTAACCTAAAAAACTCCAGCATATATTGTCTTTATCTCAATTCCATGCAATATAGATAACATACGTGAgaaatgttttcaattaatCTCTGCTAGATAACATTTAACAATGGAAgtgtcattcatttttttgtgaTAAAGTGATAATGTATGTAAAAAATATGCACTATAATAAAGCCTTGGGTggtgacatgacatgacatgacatgacatggaaaagtttggggaCCCCTGGTCTAAACAACACATGATgcacaattgtgtgtgtgtgtgtgtgtgtgtgtgtgtgtgtgtgtgtgtgtgtgtgtgtgtgtgtgtgtgtgtgtgtgtgtgtgtgtgtgtctgtctgtctgtctgaaaaagaACGGGAAatcttgtgttgtgtgtgtgtgtgggggggtctaagtgtgtgtgggggggggtctaagtgtgtgtgtgtgtgtatgcgtgcatatgtgcatatgtgtgtgtgtgtgtgtgtgtgtgtgtgtgtgtgtgtgtgtgtgcatttgtgtgtgtctgtctatctgtctgtctgtctgaaaaagaGCGGGAAAgcttgtattgtgtgtgtgtgtgtgtgtgtgtgtgtgtgtgtgtgtgtgtgtgtgtgtgtgtgtgtgtgtgtgttctgttttctcATCTATTTGAATTATCACAAAGACAAACTTGCATTTGCTGCATACAGTAAAAGACAGGATGAAGAGTGATTTCCACTGTTGAACTGCTTAGTTGGTTCATATGTTTGTGGGCAGATTATGAGAgttggcctccaaccatgttttgatatgaatGAATCCAGTTACTTTTGTCTGTGCCTTGAAATAATATtatgtggtgtttgtttgtttgtttgtttgtttgtttgttttttgttttttttaaatgtgctcttttggctttgatctctttgaacATTTTGCATGTAGAACTCAatgacacaacaacacaacattcCGGGCTTTTAAGCAGAGGACATACTCCCACGACAAaccagtttagttattattattatttttagcatttcaaCGACGTACTATTTGAAACTCATGGATTCAAAATTAGCACAGACAACGAGCACGGGTCAATGTTCTGTTCTTGCAGGACACCACACTGACCCCATCACCCATGCAGTGAAAGACTGCACATCAGATGGAAGAAAGAAGACCTCCAAGAGAAACTCTGACGAGAGTCTTGAAGGATCTAGCAAGAGAAGGAGGACAAGTTCCTCTGAGGGCTGCAGCCAGACTAGTGGGCCCTCTACAGTCAGCATCACCAACTTCAGGATTGAAGGTGAAGATATGAAGAGCAGAAAGTGgaagtctgaggaaacagaggaacccaggaagaaaagcacaaagaggaagtctgAGGAAACTGATGAGGAACCcaggaagaaaagcacaaagaggaagtctgaggaaacagaTGAGGAACCCAGGAAGAGCAGCAAAAAGAGgaagtctgaggaaacagaggaatccaggaagagcagcaaaaagaggaagtctgaggaaacagaggaacccaggaagaaaagcacagagaggaagtctgaggaaacagaggaacccaggaagaaaagcacaaagaggaagtctgaggaaacagaggaacccaggaagaaaaggaaaaagaggaagtctgagaaaacagaggaacccaggaagaggagcagaagcaCCTCCAGACCCCCGGGGGAACCTAGCGACCACGCCACCGAGGCATCCACAAGTGACAAGCCTGGCACCTCTTCGGCAGCCACCACTGCTTCCAGTAATAGCAGAGGTAAGATGAGGTTTGGGGGTTAAGAGTTAAGAGGGTTAAGAGGGTGGGGGCCTTTTTCTTGCTAcaaagttagatctctacacagGTTTTAGCACCAACTGTGAATAATTGCAAGAAATTGcaccaaatgtgttttttggtgtgtgtcAGAGATGTTGGTAAGTGGACCCAAATGCATTTGCTTACCCAAATGCCAAAGAGGTCAAACTATTCTTTTGTGGTTCAGCCTTGGGTTGTAGATTCCTACtggaaataagatgccattttatataaatacaaattattaaGAGGGGTTTGAGTTATAAGTGTCGACAATGAAAGTTGTGAACAAGTGaccaaactgtttttatgtgtatttactTTCTGCAGATGCTTTTGAAGCCAAATACAAGCAACTCAGGAAAGTCTTGGGACAAGGAGGCTTCGGATCCGTCTTTGCTGGCCTCCGCAGAGATGACAAACTGCCTGTAagacatgcaacacacacacacacacacacacacacacacacacacacacacacacacacacacacacacacactttgattcatGTATGCACTCTATATGTTGTGTAAGCCAaccaaatgtctgtgtttctgtcctgtaGGTGGCCATCAAACGCATCTCCCAGTACAGCGTTGAGCGCGCGTTAATGGTAAGTAATCATATGGCaaacatttcttctctttttacaCTTAGTAAAAAGGGAACATATCCACATGTTCCTATTGTAACTCATGCAAACTAACAGCTCGAACACTGTTTACTtttgtatatatgtacacatgaatgtttcattgtttgtttttcttcctatATAAAGATTCTGGATGGGAAAATTCGCCAAGTCCCTTTGGAGGTGGCACTGATGCTGCAAGTCAAGCCAGCAGCAGGCAAGACCAGTGCAGCCGTGGCCCTGCTGGACTGGTACGATCTAGACTGTGAGCTGATTCTCATACTAGAGAGACCAGTCCCCTGCATGAATCTGAATGAGTACACTGATTTAAGAAAGTACATGCCAGAGCACGAGGTTAAAGTAAGTATCTGATGGCATGTTTATTTCCATGTTTCTATACGTGCGTCTAAGTGCAACATAATTCACAGTCTGcatgtctctttctctcgccctcagatcatagtcaaacagctgatcaatgccctcattgagatccactccagaGGTGtgttccacagggacatcaagccGCAGAACATTCTGATTGAAACTGGCTTTGATGTTCCACGCGTCAGGATTATTGATTTTGGTTGCGGCACATACCTGAAAAAGGGGCAATACTCAAGGTTTAAAGGTAggccatctttctataataatctggttctctgagccaatccaccatctttgctgtcTCTGTTATCTACCTCTGTCCCTCACCATTA
Proteins encoded in this window:
- the LOC139330161 gene encoding serine/threonine-protein kinase pim-2-like, producing the protein MGHHTDPITHAVKDCTSDGRKKTSKRNSDESLEGSSKRRRTSSSEGCSQTSGPSTVSITNFRIEDAFEAKYKQLRKVLGQGGFGSVFAGLRRDDKLPVAIKRISQYSVERALMILDGKIRQVPLEVALMLQVKPAAGKTSAAVALLDWYDLDCELILILERPVPCMNLNEYTDLRKYMPEHEVKIIVKQLINALIEIHSRGVFHRDIKPQNILIETGFDVPRVRIIDFGCGTYLKKGQYSRFKGTWQFIPPEWYRFKCYRAEQMTVWQLGVVVFMILHGYLPFNDSRDIIRAKPVFRSDLSSYCQDFLFRCLIREEWLRPKLKELKKHIWLTRSRLNL